From Arctopsyche grandis isolate Sample6627 chromosome 12, ASM5162203v2, whole genome shotgun sequence, one genomic window encodes:
- the LOC143920448 gene encoding nose resistant to fluoxetine protein 6-like, with product MHPSKYKGIRSILVFIALFHMCSSEIIDELEYSKMPKMFTMDDYADCLLRPGGLYCVVDIQLMTSKPSDLWYQIKNFSENTLKHYKHDILHKAICVTRKCNVSEEHSPMLRDDENKLKSVLNECINVELQELYELEGDVSVRYCEHKGHIKMLDNYDWSYLAIILAIFIMNGVGTVYHIRCMKSGIKNQSKLLVSLSILSNWKKLMSRNVIDPNSIEKKRSLNGIQGMRFLTMIAVIFSHVLLIVTYGYVGNTIRVETPYDDLMMHLMYNGSLVVQTFFCMASFLMAYNFLIHVEKHPITSVWTYFVIIFQRWARLTPVYALVIGFLCTVYEKLSTGPLWQYIIGDDADSCRRWWWTNLLYINNYVGEGQLCMGVTWYLAADTQLFCYGILVMMFITKFPSIARLFFGFLIAIAVLVPGVLTYKNSYYPTVPQGPEAFRTLYQDSPTFKNIYTTISGNIASYTVGIICGYLHYYIEKNDINLAKIKWFRMLFYLVFPLGVSLIFTGVLFYRDDYVYNPLTAAIYASLYKIAFGILVTTFMLGVFHKCDDIIRGMVEWDGYQIAGRLTYCAYLVHTIPQRYIVGLLKQPYDVLDFNVLCMFLSSITLTYAISMILCIFVEMPFTNLQKVLFQPNNKPKDNTIQESKKIEQNAPVVAEESNGISKEINGEPARNENIEIDVEINNKSDDCSKL from the exons ATGCACCCTTCAAAGTACAAGGGCATCAGAAGCATCCTAGTCTTCATTGCCTTATTTCATATGTGTAGTTCAGAAATCATTGATG AATTAGAATACAGTAAAATGCCAAAAATGTTCACAATGGATGATTATGCAGATTGTTTATTAAGACCGGGCGGATTGTATTGTGTAGTTGATATTCAACTAATGACTTCAAAACCTTCAGATCTTTGGTATCAAATAAAA AACTTCAGTGAAAACACGTTAAAACACTACAAACATGATATCCTTCACAAAGCCATTTGTGTGACTAGAAAATGTAACGTCTCCGAAGAGCATTCGCCAATGTTGAGAGATGATGAGAATAAGTTGAAGAGTGTTCTCAATGAATGTATTAACGTAGAATTGCAAGAGTTATACGAATTAGAAGGAGATGTTTCTGTTCGTTATTGCGAACATAAAGGTCACATAAAAATGCTGGATAATTATGACTGGTCTTATTTGGCAATTATTCTTGCTATATTTATTATGAATGGTGTCGGCACTGTATATCATATACGGTGTATGAAAAGTGGAATTAAAAACC aaagcAAACTTCTTGTCTCACTATCTATCTTATCAAACTGGAAAAAATTAATGTCACGCAATGTGATTGATCCTAATTCTATAGAAAAGAAACGATCCTTAAATGGAATTCAAGGAATGCGTTTTTTAACAATGATCGCTGTAATATTTTCACATGTACTACTTATTGTTACTTACGGATATGTTGGCAACACTATAAGAGTTGAAACA ccTTATGATGATTTAATGATGCATCTCATGTACAACGGTTCTTTGGTTGTtcagacatttttttgtatggCAAGTTTCTTAATGGCTTATAATTTTCTCATTCATGTAGAAAAGCACCCTATAACCAGTGTTTGGACGTATTTCGTGATTATATTTCAACGATGGGCACG GTTAACACCAGTTTATGCGTTGGTGATTGGCTTTCTTTGCACTGTTTACGAAAAGTTGAGCACTGGACCGCTATGGCAATACATTATAGGTGACGATGCTGATTCATGTCGACGATGGTGGTGGACTAATTTActctacataaataattatgttGGAGAAGGTCAACTGTGTATGGGTGTAACTTG gTACTTGGCGGCAGACACTCAGCTGTTTTGTTATGGAATATTGGTGATGATGTTTATAACGAAATTTCCTTCGATTGCCAGATtgttttttggatttttaattgCCATTGCGGTCCTCGTTCCTGGAGTGttaacatacaaaaatagttaCTATCCAACAGTTCCGCAAGGGCCAGA agCCTTCCGTACCCTCTACCAAGACAGTCcaacgtttaaaaatatatacactacGATATCAGGAAACATCGCTAGCTATACCGTTGGTATTATCTGTGGTTATTTGCATTACTATATAGAAAAGAATGATATTAATTTAGCCAAAATTAag TGGTTCCGTATGTTGTTTTACTTGGTATTTCCATTGGGGGTTAGTTTGATATTTACAGGAGTGCTATTTTATCGCGACGACTATGTTTACAACCCTTTAACTGCTGCCATATATGCATCATTGTATAAAATAGCATTCGGAATTTTAGTAACAACTTTTATGTTAGGAGTTTTTCACAAATGTGACG ataTTATACGAGGAATGGTCGAATGGGATGGTTACCAAATCGCAGGAAGGTTGACTTACTGTGCTTATTTAGTGCATACGATTCCTCAGAGGTACATAGTTGGATTGCTGAAGCAGCCTTATGATGTTCTTGATTTCAATGTT tTGTGTATGTTCTTATCGAGTATTACATTAACCTATGCGATCTCAATgatattgtgtatttttgtgGAAATGCCTTTCACGAATCTGCAAAAAGTATTATTCCAACCCAATAACAAACCAAAAGATAATACAATACAGGAGAGTAAAAAAATCGAACAGAATGCTCCTGTAGTCGCGGAGGAATCAAACGGCATCAGTAAAGAGATCAATGGAGAACCAGCGAGAAACGAAAACATCGAAATCGacgttgaaataaataataaaagtgatGATTGCTCAAAGTTATAA